In Lachnospiraceae bacterium, one DNA window encodes the following:
- a CDS encoding sugar ABC transporter permease, translating to MNMKKNIILKEMVPYLMLAPALIIILIFKIYPIISVILESFFRNGSPSLRTYEILFGDRNFWGALGTTVKMNLVMIPLQIVISLCLALLVNSTIKGIGIFRSIYYLPVTMAISVASISWNLMANYNSGVFNSISTFLGLGKQGFFTDVKQALWCIVMMATWKGCGYWMMYILAGLKGVDTSIYESAKLDGAGFFTMLFHITLPLIKRTLLFVFVANTSANMLLFAPMKLITEGGPQNSTNVLMYEVYKSAFRNGNASRAGALTTILLLIVLAVVVIQFRLLNEKEE from the coding sequence ATGAACATGAAGAAAAATATAATATTGAAAGAAATGGTGCCGTATCTTATGCTGGCACCGGCACTGATTATTATTCTTATTTTTAAAATTTATCCCATTATATCTGTTATTCTGGAATCTTTTTTCCGAAATGGCAGTCCATCTTTGCGTACCTATGAGATTCTTTTTGGAGACAGAAATTTCTGGGGAGCTTTAGGTACAACGGTGAAAATGAATCTGGTCATGATCCCGCTTCAGATTGTGATCTCCCTGTGTCTGGCTCTTTTAGTAAACTCTACTATTAAGGGCATTGGTATTTTCAGGAGTATCTATTATTTGCCAGTTACCATGGCTATTTCCGTAGCTTCCATCAGCTGGAATCTGATGGCAAATTACAACAGCGGTGTATTTAATAGTATATCTACCTTTTTGGGACTTGGAAAACAGGGCTTTTTCACAGATGTGAAACAGGCGTTATGGTGTATTGTTATGATGGCTACATGGAAAGGCTGTGGATACTGGATGATGTACATTTTAGCAGGTTTAAAGGGTGTGGATACATCCATTTATGAATCTGCAAAGCTGGATGGAGCTGGATTTTTTACTATGCTGTTCCATATTACACTTCCGTTGATCAAAAGAACATTGCTTTTTGTATTTGTAGCAAATACTTCTGCAAATATGCTGTTATTTGCTCCAATGAAGCTGATTACAGAAGGGGGACCTCAGAACAGCACAAACGTGTTGATGTATGAAGTTTATAAATCAGCGTTCAGAAATGGCAATGCATCCAGAGCAGGTGCACTGACAACCATTCTGCTGCTGATCGTACTTGCTGTTGTTGTAATACAGTTCCGTTTATTAAATGAGAAGGAGGAATAA
- a CDS encoding extracellular solute-binding protein codes for MYKKVWLGLLTAAMVAGLTACGSKAAEETTAKAAGDSVDGEVTIHLMMSNSQELGVSAAVEAFNKAYEGKIKCEADYVAFNDVFETLEVLMSNKSTEYDIFAADGPNVAAYVSRGYLQPLNQWISDDEIKMFTDAMITEGTYKDQFYGAPMGNSSTVLYYNKALLKEAGINIDFDSVTPDNRLTWEQLIDYSKQALDVLDPDHSKGIYGIEFQQVGRVYQMNILPNSLGGAQISEDGLSVDGVIDTQPWMDALNFYQTQVNDGIFTRGISADDTSSYFQSGKILFYLGTTALPAAFEKNGFEDWGFTYIPCFEGHEDEIRSACGSWTIGMNTYSVKQEAAAEFIKYLTLYDGADVYINASGMVPALDRQFTDELKKAKPYMVMAEYEVKNTALVRAITPAFNEYSTAMNALWDNVRNGAEVAGAVDDCKAELETAFKEYE; via the coding sequence ATGTATAAGAAAGTTTGGTTGGGGTTATTAACAGCAGCAATGGTAGCAGGACTGACAGCATGTGGCAGCAAAGCAGCAGAAGAGACCACTGCAAAGGCAGCAGGAGACAGTGTTGATGGAGAAGTAACGATCCACCTGATGATGAGTAATTCACAGGAACTGGGCGTAAGCGCAGCAGTAGAGGCATTTAATAAGGCATACGAAGGCAAAATCAAGTGTGAAGCAGACTATGTTGCATTCAATGATGTATTTGAAACCCTGGAAGTTCTTATGAGTAATAAGTCCACCGAATATGATATTTTTGCAGCAGACGGTCCAAATGTTGCTGCTTATGTAAGCCGTGGCTACTTACAGCCATTAAACCAGTGGATCAGCGATGATGAGATAAAGATGTTTACAGATGCTATGATCACAGAAGGAACTTACAAAGACCAGTTCTACGGTGCACCAATGGGCAATTCATCCACCGTACTCTACTATAATAAGGCACTTTTGAAAGAAGCAGGCATCAATATTGATTTTGATTCTGTAACTCCGGATAACCGTCTTACATGGGAGCAGCTGATCGATTATTCCAAGCAGGCACTGGATGTATTAGATCCCGATCATTCCAAGGGAATTTACGGAATTGAGTTCCAACAAGTTGGCCGTGTATATCAGATGAACATTCTCCCTAACTCATTAGGAGGTGCGCAGATCAGCGAAGATGGTCTCAGTGTAGATGGTGTAATTGATACACAGCCTTGGATGGATGCCTTAAACTTCTATCAGACACAGGTAAATGATGGTATATTTACCAGAGGTATATCTGCAGATGACACCAGCAGTTACTTCCAGTCAGGAAAGATTTTATTCTACTTAGGAACTACTGCACTTCCAGCAGCATTTGAGAAGAATGGATTTGAAGACTGGGGATTTACCTATATTCCATGCTTTGAAGGTCATGAAGACGAAATTCGTTCTGCATGTGGAAGCTGGACCATTGGTATGAATACTTATTCAGTGAAACAGGAAGCTGCAGCGGAGTTTATTAAATATTTGACTTTATATGATGGTGCAGACGTTTATATTAATGCATCGGGTATGGTGCCTGCTCTGGACCGTCAGTTTACAGATGAATTAAAAAAAGCAAAACCATACATGGTAATGGCTGAATATGAAGTTAAGAACACTGCTCTGGTAAGAGCAATCACACCTGCATTCAACGAGTACTCTACTGCTATGAACGCACTGTGGGATAATGTAAGAAACGGTGCAGAGGTTGCTGGTGCTGTAGATGACTGTAAAGCTGAACTTGAAACTGCATTTAAGGAATACGAATAA
- a CDS encoding nucleoside hydrolase encodes MEKEKNSDGIGYMKRLRRPIGQIDVVLDTDAYNEIDDLYALAYMIRSSDRLNVKGIMAAPFYSPASMGRTRQNSSAKEGMEQSYLAIQELLSVMEETELKDHVFKGAERKLPDEQTPVDCPAAREIIRLAREHTPENPLYVVGIAVLTDIASALLIAPDIIDKIVVVWLGGHGKEWQSCKDFNAVQDIAAARVVFGCGVAVVQLPCNGVVSEFRISRVELEYYMRGKSKLSDYLLDVSFAFMEQREKKKDWSKPLWDVTAVAWLLDEKFMEDRYEHSPVFEYDNCYGVDLRRHFIKYVYHINRDILFEDMFAKLAK; translated from the coding sequence ATGGAAAAAGAAAAAAATAGTGACGGGATTGGATATATGAAGCGTCTTAGACGGCCGATTGGCCAGATAGATGTAGTGCTGGATACAGATGCCTATAATGAAATCGATGATCTATACGCATTGGCATATATGATCCGGTCAAGTGATCGACTGAATGTAAAGGGAATCATGGCAGCTCCATTTTATAGTCCTGCAAGTATGGGGCGTACCAGACAGAACAGCAGTGCAAAAGAAGGAATGGAACAGAGTTATTTGGCAATCCAGGAACTGCTTTCTGTAATGGAAGAAACAGAGTTAAAGGATCATGTTTTTAAGGGAGCAGAAAGAAAATTGCCTGATGAGCAGACACCGGTGGACTGCCCTGCAGCCCGGGAGATCATACGTCTCGCAAGAGAACATACACCGGAAAATCCTCTCTATGTAGTAGGAATCGCAGTTTTGACTGATATTGCATCGGCCCTTCTTATAGCACCGGATATTATTGATAAGATAGTAGTCGTATGGTTGGGAGGTCATGGAAAAGAATGGCAGAGCTGCAAAGATTTTAATGCAGTTCAGGACATTGCTGCAGCCAGAGTGGTATTTGGCTGTGGTGTGGCAGTAGTCCAGCTTCCTTGCAACGGTGTTGTGTCAGAATTTCGCATTTCCAGAGTAGAACTGGAATATTACATGAGAGGAAAAAGTAAGCTTTCTGATTATTTGTTAGATGTATCTTTTGCATTTATGGAACAGAGAGAAAAGAAAAAAGACTGGTCCAAGCCTTTATGGGATGTAACAGCAGTGGCATGGTTGTTGGATGAGAAATTTATGGAAGACCGTTATGAGCACAGTCCGGTATTTGAATATGATAATTGTTATGGAGTAGATCTGCGACGTCATTTTATCAAATATGTATACCATATCAACAGGGATATTTTGTTTGAAGATATGTTTGCAAAACTGGCAAAGTAA
- the rpsT gene encoding 30S ribosomal protein S20 yields the protein MANIKSAKKRILVNETKAARNKAIRSKVKTAIKKVEAAVAAGDKAAAQAALVAATTEIDKACTKGVYHKNNAARKVSRVSKAVNSIA from the coding sequence TTGGCTAACATTAAATCTGCAAAGAAGAGAATCTTAGTAAACGAAACTAAGGCTGCAAGAAACAAAGCGATCAGATCTAAGGTTAAAACCGCAATCAAGAAAGTTGAGGCTGCTGTAGCTGCTGGAGATAAGGCTGCTGCTCAGGCTGCACTGGTTGCTGCTACTACCGAGATCGATAAGGCTTGCACCAAGGGTGTATACCACAAGAACAATGCTGCCCGCAAAGTTTCTCGTGTATCCAAGGCTGTTAATTCTATCGCTTAA
- a CDS encoding TIGR01440 family protein — protein sequence MAEEKIIPGVATEKESDEVLEEIRTQTKEVLNELLAVAKMKPGQILVVGCSSSEIGSYKIGSHSSETIGQTVYKALYEELKPLGIYLAAQCCEHLNRSLILEKEAAEKYGYEPVNVVPQLKAGGSFSTAAYHTLEHPVAVEHIKAHAGIDIGDTLIGMHMRDVAVPVRIQTKAIGGAHVVCARTRLKFVGGIRARYDEEQM from the coding sequence ATGGCAGAAGAAAAGATAATACCGGGAGTAGCAACAGAAAAAGAAAGTGATGAAGTATTAGAAGAAATCCGCACACAGACAAAAGAAGTGTTAAATGAACTTCTGGCTGTTGCAAAAATGAAACCAGGTCAGATTCTGGTAGTAGGCTGTTCTTCCAGTGAGATCGGAAGTTATAAGATTGGCTCTCATTCCAGCGAAACTATTGGGCAGACTGTGTATAAGGCGTTGTATGAGGAGTTAAAACCTCTGGGGATTTATCTGGCAGCTCAGTGCTGCGAGCATTTAAACCGCTCTCTGATCCTGGAAAAAGAGGCAGCAGAAAAATACGGATATGAGCCTGTAAACGTAGTTCCCCAGTTAAAAGCCGGTGGTTCTTTCTCTACGGCAGCGTACCATACTTTGGAACATCCGGTGGCAGTGGAACACATTAAGGCTCATGCAGGCATTGATATTGGAGATACGCTGATCGGTATGCACATGAGAGATGTAGCAGTTCCAGTAAGAATCCAGACAAAAGCTATTGGCGGCGCGCATGTGGTATGCGCAAGGACCAGATTAAAATTCGTAGGTGGTATCAGGGCCCGTTACGATGAGGAACAGATGTAG
- the holA gene encoding DNA polymerase III subunit delta, with protein MQTLNQDIKNNDFKRVYLLFGEEAFLKKSYKNRLREAITQGDTMNYNYYEGKGMNVNEIISLSDTMPFFAEKRLILMEDSGWFKGGSGADEMSAYIENIPDTTCLLFVETEVDKRSRMYKAVKKYGHIAEMERQDSAQLARWAAGILAKNGKKITTRTMEYFLGKTGDDMENITSELDKVISYTLGRDVITEEDIDAVCITQVTNKIFDMIAAIANRQTRKAMDLYEDLLTLKEPSMRILFLIARQFNQILQVKELMGRGMDKSTISSKLKIQPFVTGKIMVQAKTFTKEQILSYVNLCVDAEESVKTGKLSDRLAVELLIANKY; from the coding sequence ATGCAGACCCTGAACCAGGATATAAAAAATAATGATTTTAAGAGAGTATATCTTCTTTTCGGGGAAGAAGCCTTTCTGAAAAAAAGCTATAAAAACCGCCTTCGGGAAGCCATTACCCAGGGTGATACCATGAATTACAATTATTATGAAGGAAAAGGCATGAATGTTAACGAGATCATCAGCCTTTCTGATACAATGCCATTTTTTGCAGAAAAACGACTGATCCTTATGGAAGATAGTGGTTGGTTTAAAGGCGGGTCTGGTGCAGATGAAATGAGCGCTTATATAGAAAATATTCCAGATACTACCTGCCTGTTGTTTGTAGAAACAGAAGTAGATAAGCGCAGCCGCATGTATAAGGCCGTGAAAAAATATGGCCATATTGCAGAGATGGAACGTCAGGACAGTGCCCAGCTTGCCAGATGGGCGGCAGGCATACTGGCAAAGAACGGAAAAAAGATAACAACCCGGACTATGGAGTATTTTCTGGGAAAAACAGGAGATGACATGGAAAATATCACTTCTGAATTGGACAAGGTGATCAGTTATACATTAGGAAGGGATGTGATCACAGAAGAAGATATTGATGCAGTGTGCATTACTCAGGTGACTAATAAGATATTTGATATGATCGCGGCTATTGCAAACCGTCAGACCAGAAAGGCTATGGATCTTTATGAAGACCTTCTTACATTAAAAGAACCGTCTATGCGTATTTTGTTTCTGATCGCAAGACAGTTTAATCAGATCCTTCAGGTAAAGGAACTGATGGGAAGAGGAATGGATAAAAGTACTATTTCCTCTAAATTAAAGATTCAGCCTTTTGTAACAGGAAAAATAATGGTGCAGGCGAAAACATTTACAAAAGAGCAGATACTTTCTTATGTAAATTTATGTGTTGATGCTGAAGAAAGTGTGAAAACAGGAAAACTTTCTGACCGCCTGGCAGTGGAGCTGCTGATCGCTAATAAATATTAG
- a CDS encoding MarR family transcriptional regulator, producing the protein MICITDFLTHIRLTMKLQEQMLKKICEKWQLTITEGKVIAFLYNNPQKDTAADITELRMLSKGNVSQAVENLIQKGFLKRTVDEMDRRKIHLSLLSEADDITKSISSMQKQLYHQIFNGLSEEDLKFYGQINEQIMKNTKHAIKERNTENEFTAKERQ; encoded by the coding sequence ATGATATGCATCACTGATTTTCTTACTCATATCCGATTGACCATGAAACTACAGGAACAAATGCTGAAAAAAATTTGTGAAAAATGGCAGCTGACCATAACAGAAGGAAAAGTCATTGCGTTTCTATATAATAATCCCCAAAAAGACACTGCTGCCGACATTACAGAGCTCCGTATGCTTTCCAAAGGAAATGTTTCTCAGGCAGTGGAAAATCTGATTCAAAAAGGATTCTTAAAACGTACTGTAGATGAAATGGATCGACGAAAGATACACTTATCCCTGCTTTCAGAAGCGGATGACATAACAAAATCCATTTCTTCTATGCAAAAACAGCTTTATCATCAGATTTTTAACGGTCTGTCTGAAGAAGACCTGAAATTTTACGGGCAGATCAATGAACAGATCATGAAAAATACAAAACATGCAATCAAAGAAAGGAACACCGAAAATGAATTTACAGCAAAAGAAAGACAATAG
- a CDS encoding MATE family efflux transporter, which produces MNLQQKKDNSFLATEPLGRLLLKLSLPTVTAQVINMLYNIVDRIYIGHIPETGALALTGVGVCMPLIMIVSAFAALVGNGGAPRASIFMGKGDKESAEQTLGNCFTTQIVVSLLLTLILFTGNKSFLMAFGASENTIPYAVAYMNIYSLGTIFVQLTLGMNAFITAQGFAKTSMLSVLVGAASNIILDPIFIFALHMGVRGAALATIVSQALSCTWVLHFLMGKKSYLKIHRCNMKLKKDIILPSLALGLSTFIMQSSESIISVCFNSSLLKYGGDLAVGAMTILTSAMQFALLPLQGLGQGAQPIISYNYGAGQTKRVKDSFKLLLKIDLSYSTLMWLLVMLFPAGFASIFTSDQALLTFTAHALRIYMASILLFGIQMACQMTFTSIGNAKASIMVAVARKFILLLPLIYIMPHIYTADQTSAVYMAEPIADFLAICFTSILFRFEFKKVLAKQI; this is translated from the coding sequence ATGAATTTACAGCAAAAGAAAGACAATAGCTTTCTGGCAACTGAACCTTTAGGAAGGCTTTTATTAAAGCTTTCACTCCCTACCGTTACCGCCCAGGTCATTAACATGTTGTATAATATTGTAGATCGTATCTATATCGGGCATATACCGGAAACAGGCGCTTTGGCGCTCACCGGCGTAGGGGTATGTATGCCTCTGATCATGATCGTATCTGCCTTTGCAGCCTTGGTTGGCAACGGCGGTGCCCCCAGAGCTTCTATTTTTATGGGAAAAGGTGATAAAGAATCTGCAGAACAAACCCTTGGAAACTGTTTTACTACCCAGATTGTTGTATCATTGCTGCTGACTCTTATCCTTTTTACAGGAAACAAAAGCTTTCTTATGGCATTTGGTGCCAGTGAAAATACCATTCCTTATGCTGTTGCTTATATGAATATTTATTCCCTTGGAACGATCTTTGTACAGCTGACACTTGGCATGAATGCGTTTATTACAGCTCAGGGCTTTGCCAAGACCAGTATGCTCTCTGTTCTGGTTGGTGCTGCCAGCAATATCATCCTGGATCCGATCTTTATTTTTGCACTCCACATGGGTGTGCGGGGGGCTGCTCTTGCAACGATCGTCTCCCAGGCGCTCTCCTGTACATGGGTCTTACACTTCCTTATGGGTAAAAAATCTTATCTTAAGATCCACCGCTGCAATATGAAGCTGAAGAAAGATATCATCCTTCCCAGCCTTGCTTTAGGACTTTCCACTTTTATCATGCAGTCCAGTGAAAGTATTATTTCTGTATGTTTTAATTCTTCTCTGTTAAAATACGGCGGAGACCTTGCTGTTGGTGCTATGACCATTTTAACAAGTGCCATGCAGTTTGCCCTTCTGCCGCTTCAGGGACTTGGCCAGGGAGCCCAGCCGATCATCAGTTACAATTATGGAGCCGGACAGACAAAACGGGTGAAGGATTCCTTTAAACTGCTTTTAAAGATCGACCTTTCCTATTCGACCCTGATGTGGCTTTTAGTTATGCTGTTCCCTGCTGGCTTCGCTTCCATATTCACCTCTGACCAGGCTCTTTTAACATTTACTGCACATGCCCTGCGTATTTATATGGCTTCCATCCTGCTGTTCGGCATCCAAATGGCCTGTCAGATGACATTTACCTCTATCGGTAATGCAAAAGCTTCTATCATGGTTGCTGTTGCCAGAAAATTCATCCTGCTGCTTCCACTGATTTATATCATGCCCCACATTTATACAGCAGATCAGACTTCTGCTGTTTATATGGCAGAACCTATTGCTGACTTTCTGGCGATCTGCTTTACAAGTATCTTGTTCCGATTTGAATTTAAGAAAGTGCTGGCAAAACAAATATAA
- a CDS encoding low molecular weight phosphotyrosine protein phosphatase: protein MIKVLFICHGNICRSPMAEYVMKDMIKKANLSDQFYIASAATSTEEIGNPVHQGTRVKLAQAGIACEGHHARQMTRADYDRYDYLIGMDEWNIRNIKRITGGNPERKIFKMMSFSGSSRDVADPWYTGDFEATWKDVTEGCQGLLEYILK from the coding sequence ATGATTAAAGTACTATTTATCTGCCACGGCAACATCTGCCGTTCCCCAATGGCAGAATACGTAATGAAAGATATGATAAAAAAAGCAAATCTGTCAGATCAGTTTTATATAGCATCTGCTGCCACTTCCACAGAAGAGATTGGAAATCCGGTTCATCAGGGTACCAGGGTTAAGCTTGCCCAGGCGGGAATTGCCTGTGAAGGACATCATGCAAGACAGATGACCAGGGCAGATTATGACAGGTATGATTATCTGATCGGAATGGATGAATGGAATATACGTAATATAAAGCGGATCACAGGTGGAAATCCAGAGAGAAAGATATTTAAGATGATGTCTTTTTCAGGAAGCAGCAGAGATGTAGCAGATCCATGGTATACAGGAGATTTTGAGGCTACCTGGAAGGATGTAACAGAAGGCTGTCAGGGACTTTTAGAATATATCCTGAAGTAA
- a CDS encoding IS4 family transposase: protein MKHSQKRTFMDIEKMSSDEFKAFCRSGNKNYFTRIRKMPLQDLLFTMINRKGLTLALELRNYMKLAHPGVSISKPGYLKQRMKLNPDAFLELYKYHNRNFYADSTFSTYKDHLILAADGSDINIPTTAETLKLYGSASRKNAKPQAQIGLGCIYDVMNRMILESDCNKVKFNEMRLAEKQMERIPETIGSIPYIIIMDRGYPSTPAFIHMMDKDIKFIVRLKSSDYKKEQNSLTEKDQLVKIKLDKSRIRHYEGTPDGERMKELGEISLRMVKILLENGSLEVLATNLSQTEFHTEEIKELYHMRWGIETAYETLKSRLQLENFTGTKPILLLQDIYSTIYLSNLVEDIILDAERELDQKEANRKHKMMINQTVSIGILKNDLIYILLETDGQKKNMLFQQIYEDISKNLVPIRPDRHYTRTKGQLAGKYSNTHKRAY from the coding sequence ATGAAACATTCTCAGAAACGTACATTCATGGATATAGAAAAAATGAGTTCTGATGAATTTAAGGCATTTTGCCGATCAGGTAATAAAAATTATTTTACCAGAATTCGAAAAATGCCTCTTCAGGATCTTCTTTTCACGATGATAAACAGAAAGGGGCTGACGTTGGCATTGGAACTGAGAAATTATATGAAACTTGCTCATCCTGGTGTGTCTATTTCAAAACCAGGATATCTGAAACAGCGTATGAAACTTAATCCAGATGCTTTTTTAGAATTATATAAATATCATAACCGTAACTTTTATGCAGATTCCACCTTTTCAACTTATAAAGATCATTTAATATTAGCCGCTGACGGCTCAGATATTAATATTCCTACCACTGCTGAAACACTGAAACTATATGGTTCTGCAAGCCGGAAAAACGCAAAGCCCCAAGCTCAAATAGGATTAGGCTGTATTTATGATGTAATGAATCGTATGATACTGGAAAGTGACTGTAATAAGGTGAAATTTAATGAAATGCGCCTGGCCGAAAAACAGATGGAGCGAATACCGGAAACAATAGGCAGCATTCCCTATATTATTATCATGGACAGAGGCTATCCTTCTACGCCAGCGTTTATACATATGATGGATAAGGATATTAAATTTATCGTACGTTTAAAAAGCAGTGATTACAAAAAAGAGCAAAACAGTTTAACAGAAAAGGATCAGCTAGTTAAAATAAAACTTGATAAGTCAAGAATCAGACATTACGAGGGAACGCCAGATGGAGAACGTATGAAAGAATTAGGTGAAATTTCATTGCGTATGGTAAAAATCCTATTAGAAAACGGAAGTTTAGAAGTTTTGGCTACAAATCTTTCACAAACTGAATTTCATACAGAAGAAATAAAAGAATTATATCATATGAGGTGGGGGATAGAGACTGCGTATGAAACGCTAAAGAGTCGGTTGCAATTAGAGAATTTTACAGGAACAAAACCTATTCTGTTATTACAAGATATATACAGCACTATATATCTGAGCAATTTAGTTGAAGATATCATATTAGATGCAGAGCGTGAACTGGATCAGAAAGAAGCGAACAGAAAACATAAAATGATGATCAATCAGACTGTTAGTATTGGAATCTTAAAAAATGATCTGATTTATATACTTCTTGAAACGGATGGTCAAAAGAAAAATATGTTATTTCAGCAAATATATGAAGATATCAGTAAAAATCTTGTTCCCATTCGTCCTGATCGGCATTATACCAGAACGAAAGGGCAATTAGCAGGAAAATATTCGAATACCCATAAAAGAGCGTACTGA